In Zingiber officinale cultivar Zhangliang chromosome 9B, Zo_v1.1, whole genome shotgun sequence, the genomic window ATAATGGACAACAACAATGGCAAAAATAATAACCTGGCAGAAAACTCATTTTACAACAGCAGACATTGTCATAAAAATTAATCTCATGGGGCATGAGTTCTGATCTAACAGTCGCCAAGCTTTAGGAATTGAACTGAGATCAATTATAACCATTTTCAAGGATCGAATTTGATTATACAAGTTTGCTTTTTTATTATCAAATAGTTACATTTTTTATAGTCAGATGGGAAGTAAACTATTTTATAACTCCAATACTGGAATAGGATAGATAATACAAGAGCTACAGCTTTGGCAAAACTTGTGATCCCTGATAAATTTTAGCCAAATAATTcgcatttttaaagttttaacttTTAAAGACAATGATTTCCCTAATCCCTGAAGCACAAGTTATTTGAGTACTAATTTTAAACTACATATATAAGCAAAAGATGTAGGAAACAAAAAATTACTATAAATTCACGATCATAGAAATTCCTAAGACCAACAAGAGTACTCTAGAGCTCATGTCATCTAAAGCCTCCGCGCACCCAGCACACAAGATCTACCTCGAGGAAAGAACACAGatattttcataataaacataACTGTCAAAAAAGTAACAGAGAGTTACAGCAATTCAAAAAAGTAAGCAGTCATTTATAACTGTCAGTACGAATTCTTACTTCTCCAAGTTATTGCCCAACAATAAGGGAACTTCATTCGAATCAAGAGCCAAAAgagaaattttcaaataaaaaattaaaaatttcttcatcaaaatacatacttGCATAAATAGAAATATATAGTACATATTTGAAATCTGAACTTGCAATGACCTTTTTTGAGATTCTTTTCCTAACTAATGTCAGTTAATTAGCATCATTGCCATGAGAAAAGTGTCTGAAAATGGAGAATACTACAATAATTAGCTGTCGAGGAAACAACCACATTAGAATATGGAATTTGAAGTATTTAACCCAACTATGCTACTGCGACAACTAAAAGACAGTAAACAGCAGAAAAAAAACAAGCAATGCATGAAACCATAAAAATAGAGTAATAACATATGCAGAAGCACCTAGAAACAACACATATTACAATTTAAAGATAATGAGAATTGAATACGTGCATGGTGGATTCATGCATCACGAGTTTTGAATGAAATGAGGTATAAGTTTGTTCTTACCCTTCTAATTTCTGGTACTGAAACACAAACCATATGAGTTGGAAGCTCCTCCTTCTCTGAGTCCTTATTCAAAAGCAAACAAAATGGGATCAACATTCAATGGCCAAACATGTTAAAATAATTAGGAATCAAATAAATCACTACCAGTTCTCCTATTAAAACAACATTCTCTCCGCGAATCACATAGAGTCCAAGCGGAATATCACAATATAGGTCTCCAACAATTACTCGTTCACAAGCACCTTCAAGAACTACATTCGCTGCAAACATGAAGATAGTCATTAATCAGCATATTATTGCAGCTTGTGAATGCTAATTTAGCACATACTTATCAACAAAGGATAGATGGATACCAAATTGGTCAAAAGAACGAAGGATACCCAGAAGTTTTCTCCCATCTCTTAACAATACAAGGAGTttttctgcaaaaaaaaaaaatcagaaacttATATTTAGTTTAGTGCCCCAATGGTTTGAACTAAGATTAAAAGAACACATAAACCATTATCTTCCATCAGGTAACAGTCAAAGCCACAGACTAGGCACTACATAacaatcattttttttcttgtcaTCTGAAATAAGAAAGCTTTGCTTAAGTCAGCTCCTATGACATTCAATAGCAACAAGCACACAACAAATTTGGCATCCAAGTAGGAACTCAATCAGCCAAGCAAGCCATAGAATTGTATCAAGGAACTTGACGTGGTCTTAATACTACATGGTTGCAAATGTAAACCGGAGCCCCCTAAACGTATTATTATAACATCTTCAACAAATGTTTTAACTGTCAATCTAGTGGAGAAACTGCATTACTCCATATCATTGCCAAAACTAGAGAGTTCATTTGGACTAGTATGCTGCCCAATAAAGAATTCTTTCAATTGCATAGAATGAATGATTACATCTCCCTTTTGgggttttcttcttttatttttttggcaAAGCAGTAACATTCAAGTTTAACAAATATTTAACTGCTTAGTTGCAACTTAGGTTGGTTGACTACTGAACAATCATACAACAGTGCTGATCCCGTCTGAAATCGGTGAAAGCTGGACTACCGGTGAGGTGTTGGTGGTGTGTTGACTAGAAGAATACCTCAAACAAGAAACACTTGCGAGCACACGAAGAAGGGAGGAAGAAGAACGTCAGTAAGCAAGCCAGGGTCCTTGGCATaacactccgacgctcaagttagtataTAAAGGAGAAAAATGGCAAATGAGCAGTGGAGGAGTGTTGAGTTTGTGTGTGGATGGACAACATACGTGTGTCTATGGGGGATGGACCTTTTATAACACTTTACAATCCCTGCATTAATTAGATGTCACATCTGTAATAAAGAATATGTCACATCACAGATGTCAAAGGATCATGTCACCCATGTCTTGTACTGTAGAGATCTTGTGGGGATCACGCTATGTCACTCATACCCTCCACATGTTCTAACAACCCATGTCTCAACAACCCACATGCTCTGACAATCCATATGGGGCCCATGTGCTG contains:
- the LOC122023379 gene encoding sm-like protein LSM1B isoform X2 — its product is MSWAGPEDIFLSTSLASYLDKKLLVLLRDGRKLLGILRSFDQFANVVLEGACERVIVGDLYCDIPLGLYVIRGENVVLIGELRRRSFQLIWFVFQYQKLEGLKGQNGMLLI
- the LOC122023379 gene encoding sm-like protein LSM1B isoform X1, whose protein sequence is MSWAGPEDIFLSTSLASYLDKKLLVLLRDGRKLLGILRSFDQFANVVLEGACERVIVGDLYCDIPLGLYVIRGENVVLIGELDSEKEELPTHMVCVSVPEIRRAQRAERDATDLKGSMRKRMEFLDLD